In Pseudobacter ginsenosidimutans, the following are encoded in one genomic region:
- a CDS encoding MerR family transcriptional regulator: MKYTVKKLAELAGVSVRTLHHYDQLGLLTPSGRTEAGYRLYGEQELLRLQQILLYKEMDLPLPAIASILDDPAFDMVAALQQHRAMLEERRRRTDLLLETVNKTIQKLTGGSEMITNEELYAGFPKEAAETWRSEAMERWGKQKVEQSEQALRQMSKEDLEKLREEGSAITAGLISHMHRDIGDPEVQQLVHRHYLHILQWWGKKTEEGSLDAYKGLSNLYLMDERYTYVEGKPNLAFTAFLTKAMLFYVDSLSEKR, translated from the coding sequence ATGAAATACACAGTCAAAAAGCTGGCTGAACTGGCCGGTGTAAGCGTGCGCACCTTGCATCATTATGACCAGTTAGGATTACTCACGCCATCCGGGCGTACAGAAGCCGGTTATCGCCTGTATGGCGAACAGGAATTGCTGCGGCTGCAACAGATCCTCTTGTATAAAGAGATGGACCTGCCATTACCTGCTATCGCCAGTATCCTGGATGATCCTGCTTTTGATATGGTTGCTGCTCTCCAACAGCATCGCGCAATGCTGGAGGAGCGCAGGCGCCGCACAGATCTGTTGTTGGAAACCGTCAACAAAACCATTCAAAAATTAACAGGAGGATCTGAAATGATAACGAATGAAGAGCTCTATGCAGGGTTTCCAAAAGAAGCCGCGGAAACATGGCGATCGGAAGCCATGGAAAGATGGGGCAAACAGAAAGTGGAACAGAGTGAACAGGCATTGCGCCAGATGAGCAAAGAGGATCTTGAAAAGCTCAGGGAAGAAGGCAGCGCCATCACGGCGGGATTGATTTCACATATGCATCGCGATATTGGCGATCCGGAAGTACAACAACTGGTCCACCGGCACTATCTGCATATCCTGCAATGGTGGGGAAAGAAAACGGAAGAAGGATCGCTGGATGCCTACAAGGGACTGAGCAATCTCTATCTCATGGATGAACGTTATACCTATGTAGAAGGGAAACCAAACCTGGCATTCACGGCATTCCTGACCAAAGCGATGTTGTTCTATGTAGATTCCCTTTCAGAAAAACGATAA